The sequence below is a genomic window from Pseudanabaena sp. BC1403.
GATAACATCGCAAATTTCTAAAAACTGTGGAACATTGTTTAACTGCCCCATAAATTGAATACGGCGATCGCCCTCAGCAATTTGTCTGAGTAACTCCTCCTTCTCACCATAGCCACCAATCAGTAGTTCTACATCCAAATCTGGCAGTTCTTGCAACGCTTTTAGCAAAAGCTCGATTCCTTTTTGCTCAGAAAATCGACCATAAACGCCGAGAACTAATCTTTCTCCCAAAGGTTTGGCAGGTACAGTCAAGAAATCATCTAGAACGCGACATTGTTGAATTATGGTCAATTTTCGATGTTTGACCAGTTTATTTTCTAGCATCCAATTCATTTGGGCATAGGAAATGGCGATCACTCGATGGGCAATGCTATAGGCGAGTTTCAGCATCAGCCGAAATCTCCATTTAGAAGGGACGTTTATCGCTTCAAAAGCTTCTGAATAATGATGCTCTTGAATAATTAACTTACTTCGCGATCGCAGCCGCAATAAAGTAAAAATAAACTTCCAAGAACAAGCATCATGGACAACGATTAAATCTGGCTTTAATTTAGATCCTTGGGAAAAAACTTCCTGAAGCGTTTGCAGAAAAAAATCAAACTTTTCGCTGAGTGGAGATCTCAGTAAACTATTCACTGAAGCCGTCACACCGCCCACATTGCGATCGATCAGAATATGTAAAATGCTAGGTTTCATAAATATACAAGATCAAGATCAAGTGTAAAGTTCAGATTCTATGATTTCCTAATTAGCTGTTCAGATAGCTTATCCCATTCTATTAGATATCTCTCCCATGCGCCGCGCACCGATTCTCTACCATTATTACCCCAATCAAGGAGCGTTTGCGGCGAAGTTTTATGAATATTCACAACTTGCACGATCGCCTGTTTCAACGACTCGGCAGTTGGTTCAGCAATTAATCCACAGTCAATTACCTGTTCGGTCAGTCCATCAACATTCGTCACAATTACAGGTTTAGCAGCAGCTTTAGACTCAACACAGACATTGCCCCAAGGTTCCCACCGAGAAGGAATGACAGAAACATCGCAGGTTTCTAGAAATTTGGGGACATTTGTCAACTTTCCTACAAATTGAATACGGCGATCGCCATTCGCCATTTGTCGCAATAGTTCTTCCTTTTCACCATAGCCGCCAATCAACAGGTCTATATCTAAGTCGGGTAGCCCTTGCATTGCTTCGAGTAACAACTCGATTCCTTTTTGATTAGAAAATCGACCATAGACTCCAAAGATCAACTTTTCCCCCAAAGGCTTAACAGGTAAAGCCAAGAAGTCTTCTAGTACACGACATTGCTGAATTACTGACAATTTTTGAGGATTGACCAGTTTGTTACTTAGCATCCATTTACCTTGGGCGTGGGAAACTGCCACTACATAATTTGCGATCGCATGTGCTAATTTTAAAACAAGTCGAAATCGCCATTTAATAGGTACATTAATTGCTTCAAAAGATTTTGAATAATGATGATCATGAATAAGGACTTTGCCATGCGATCTCAAGCGCCGTAAGAGAGGCAAAATGCTCCATGATGATGCATCGTGAACGATGATTAAATCTGGCTTTAAGGTAGATATTTGTGCTAAAGCTTCGTCAGGCGTGAGCAGCAGAAAGTCATATTTCTCAGCCAGACGCGATCGCATCAAGCTATTAGTACAAGCAGTTACCCCACCTACATTGCGATCGCTTAGTAAATGTAGAATTTTAGGTTTCATAAAGTTTAAAAAATTTTTTGTAGCGCACAACCTTACTTGTTATCAAAAAAGATCCCCTTTTTATTATCTACTTAATTTGCCTAATTCTATAGTAATGATTGAGTTAGTTAGAAAAAATCAAAAATCAAAAGAGTAATGGCTACGCAAAGTGTCGCCATTACTCTTTTGGGTTTTATATCCTAAGCAAAACTTACATTGCAATAAGAGCAATATGAGCCCTTTTATTTTGATCGAATATCACTTTCTTGAAAGATCGCGATCTGTCCCACTCACTTTTACTGCTATATAATTAGATGTGACAATGAGGGAAATTTTCGCATGAGGCTACTTGCTAAATACATACTTAAAGTAATTCCTTTAGCCCTTATATCGATCACTGCGTCATTTGCCTTTGTAAATGGGGTAAATGCCATTCCACTGTCGCAGGGCGATCGCTTAAGGGTTTTAATTCCTGAGGGAGAACTATTTAGTGGGGTGTTTGAAGTCAATCTAGATGGCAAAATTCAGGTTCCATATCTCGATCCAATTTCAGTGCAGGGGCTAGAAATTAATGCGGTAAAGCAAAAGATTTATGACGCTTTAATTGCTCAGAAATATTTTCAACCAAAATTTTTGCAAGTCAATGTCAGCATCTTGCAATGGTCGGCTATTCAAGTAACGGTTTCGGGGGAAACATTTCAACCAGGAAGAATAATCGTCAATTCGCGATCGGCAGAAGATCGATCGCAACAGCAAAGTGTGTCTTCGGGAGACTATCCTCCTGAACGATACCTAACAGCAGCTCTGCGTGGCGCGGGTGGAGTTATGCCCAATGCTAATATTAAAGAAATTCTTTTGATTCGTAATGGTAAAGAACAAAAGATTGACTTCACAGGCATTTTTACAGGTGATCCTGTGGAAGATGTTCCTCTAGTAGCAGGCGATCGCATTATCGTGTCTAGATTGCCTCAACCTCAAAATCAATTCGTGCGACCTTCCCAAATCACACCTCCCGGTATTCGAGTATTTCTCTCAAATCTAACTAATTCAGCTACTAGTAATTCTAGTTCGGCAATTAAATCCGATGGTTCTTCCTTTCCTTATGGGGCGAGATTTTCTCAGGCAGTTGTGTCCGCTAACTGTGCTGGAGGTGTAGTTACTGCCCATGACCGACACGCTTTACTTGTGCGGGTTGATCGCATTACAGGCGAGACTAGTTCGTGGGATCGTTCTATAGAGCAGATTATGAGAGATTCCAAGAATGATAATGACAACCCTTTTTTGATGCCTGAAGATACAGTTGCCTGCTATGACTCCACAACTACAGATGTGAGAGATGTGTTTTCTACTATCTCCGATGTTCTGAATCCTTTAAATCTGCTCTTCGGCATCTTTGGAGGAAACAAAAAATGACCGATATTTCTACTTCCTCATTGAAACGACTTTCTATATTGGGTAAGAATAATTTCCTTAGATACTCCCGATATATTGCCTTGGGGCTTGTTGCTAATGTAGGACTATGGGGAATGGCGCTATTCTATCTAAAAGTAACGCCACCAGTTTATGTCAGCAAGTGGGCGATGATTATGCCTGGGAATGGGCTGGGCGTGAATGTTAGTTTGGCAGATATTGGACAGACTTCTGCTTCTAGTAGTTCTCCATTTGGGGGGTCAAGTATGGATCCAAGAGCTAACTATCAATTTATTCTGACAGATGAGAGTCTTTTAGAAATTGCTGCCGAAAGTCAGAAAATTCCACTCAGCAAATTTGGGAAGCCCAAAGTCAAGTTAGTCGATAACACTTCGATCATGGAGATGGAAATCGGGGCAAGGACACCTGAACAGGCTAGGGAAAATGCCACAGCCGTCATAGAAGCTTTGCAATCTCGGTTAAATCTTCTAAGAGCAGAGGAAATTGATAAGCGCGGAGAAAACAACGATGTAACCTTGAAAGATGCTAGAGACAAACTGCAATTCGCACAAAAGAAACTTTCTGACTATAAGGCAAGTTCAGGCTTAAGCTCGTCAAATCAAGTTGGTGAGCTATCTACAAATATTGAAACACTTCGCAAGCAAAAAGCCGAGATATTTGCCCAAAAAGAACAAATTTCTAGCCGCTTTCAAGAACTATCTGATAGCTTGGGAATGACTGTCCCAGAAGTAGCTGATGCTTTTGTCCTCCATGCCGATCGCCAGTTCCTCCAAAATTCTAAGGACTATACCGAGGCAAATACCACATTAACTGTCATGCAGACAAAGTGGGGAATCAATCATCCTTTAGTCGTCAAAGAGGCGGCAAGGCAACAATCTGCTAGAGATGCTATGATTGAGCGTGCTAGTGCGATTCTTCGCAAGGAAGTCACGCCAAAGTATATTGAACATATAGTGTTGGGTGAAAATTCGGGCTCAAGTAGAGAAAATTTATTTCGCGATCTGATTGGTTTTCGGGTTGATCAGCAAGGTGCGATCGCGCAAAATGAGGCGCTACAGGCTCAAATCTTCCAGCTAGAAGATCGCTTGCAGTCTTTAGTCCAAAAGCAAGTCGCCTTAGAGAACTTACAACGTGAGGTTCAAATTGCCGAAGCCGTATTCGCCTCTACTTTGGCAAAAATAAATTTAGCAAAATCAGATATTTTTACAGCCTATCCGTTAATACAGCTTCTTTCTAAGCCTTCGCTACCTGAAAAAAAGTCTGCGCCCCAACCAACCGTTGTGTTTATAGGAACTGGTGTCGGTTCAATTCTCGTCACAACAGGCTTAGTCATGCTGTGGTGGCGTAAAGAGATCAAAAGCAAAATAGTTTTATCAAAGAATAAACCTGTGGAAGTAGCCCAGTGAAACGAGAAAATATCCAACCTGAGAATTTTGCCGAAAAGGTTATTTGGTATTCAATCATTTGGACTTATTGGTTCTACTTGATTGGAGGGTTGTATATCTTAGGAGCAGTTTTAGCTTGGATCTTGTTTTTTCATCTTTGTCATAAATTATGGAAACAAAACGAGCAAACTCCTGAAGAAGAAAAGATACATATTCCTTGGTCAATCTGGGTGTGGATTGCAGGAATGATAATGATGGAAGTTGCTCTCGTGATTGGTCATCTGGATTTTAATCTAAGCTTAGGAGAAATCATTAAATCTACGATTGGTTGGGCAAAAGGATGGGCTTTACTAGCCCTTTATCCTTTAGTGGGATGTCTTAAGATTCGACCAAAGTTAATGTATCGTGCGGCAGCATTAGTTTGTAGAACGAGTCTGCTAATTTCTATTCCATTTGTTTTAGCATTCTATCTTCGTTTACCTCAAAAACTTTATGTTTCTCCTCTTAGGGCGATCGGAGGACCTAGTGATGCTTTTTTTGAGGTAATGCTTTATGAAATTGATCCTGGGGAAGGTAAGCCTAGATGGAGACTATATACCCCTTGGGCTCCTGCTGCTGGATTTGTCGCGAACATCTACTTCTTTATGATCATTCATGAGAAAGATCTAAGATTGCGCTGGCTAGGAATTGCAGGTTGTGTGGTCATTTGTCAAATTTCAGCCTCACGTCTGGCTCTAGTCTGTTTGCCTACGGTTTGGTTGGTGAGTCTATATATGTCAAAGCTCAGCCGTCCTCCCTTTCTAATTGCATCTGGATTTGCCAGCTTTTTTATAAGCATTTCCACTACTCAAATAATTGAGTCAATCAATGATTTTTCAGAAAAATTTTCGGCAGCCCGAAAAGATTCTTCGCGTGTGCGTGCAGCTCTAGGAAGGATAGCAGTCTATCGATGGGAAAACGAAGCTCCCATTTGGGGGCATGGAGTTGTTGTTAAAGGACCTCACATGGTAGAGTTCATGCCTATTGGCTCTCACCACAGTTGGTTTGGATTGCTATATGTTAAAGGAATAGTTGGATATATATCACTTGCTATTCCTATGGGTTGTAGTTTTATCCATATGTTATATCTTTCTCAAAGGAGCACACCTGCTAAAGTTAGTTTATGTATGGTAATGGTGCTGTTTTTCTATACTTTTGGTGAAAACCTAGAAATTTTGGCATATTTGTTTTGGCCAGGTTTAGTGATGATGGGAATTGGAACACAGCCCAAGTATATAGAAAAAGAAAAAGAAAAAGATATAGATATAGAATATGAAGAGATCATCGAAGATGATTCTACGAGTAACGAAGTTCTACCTAATAGTTAATTATACAGCGCTATTTTTGCGATTTAGTAACACCATGATTGTTCTGAAGATTAACCACAGATCGTATTTTAAGCTCCAGTTTTGCTTATAGGATAAATCAAATTCCATTACCTCTTCAAAGCTTTTGACACTCGATCGCCCATTGACCTGCCATACCCCAGTCAGACCAGGCTTAACATCCAGACGACTCCATTCAGTCATTTTTTCGTCAGTATATTCATTTTCTATCTCATAGAGTCCAACTTCGCCGAAGGTCGGTGGTCTTGTCCCGACAAGGCTCATATCGCCCATCAAGACATTCCAGAACTGGGGAAGTTCATCTAGGCTAGTTTTCCGCAGAATTCGTCCAACTTTAGTGACCCTCGGATCATTACTATTCTTAAAGAATTTGCCGCCATCATTACTGGTACTGCTTCCATCTGTTGAATCAGAAATCTGGTTAGTAACTTTTTGCTTCAACATTTCCGCATTTTTTACCATTGAGCGAAATTTCCAGATCCCAAAAGGTTTGCTCATCAGCCCCGCTCGCTTTTGCATGAAAAGCACTGAACCATGGCTTTCCAATTTAATAGCGATCGCAATCGGGATGGATAAAATTGCAGTTATTCCTAACCCAATTAAGGAGCCGCATATATCAATGAGGCGCTTCGGGAGACTGCGAACCGATGGATGAACTGGAACTCTAGGATCTAACTCGATCGCAGGATAAAGAAAATACATTAAATAGGCGATCGCACATAATACTGGAACATTAATCAGCTTTTGATAGATGTGATATAAAATTACTGCAAAACGATTTGAATGACTTTGCGATCGTGGGTTTTTATTTCTCGATAAACGGTTCGTACGTGTTGCTGACTCGATGTTAAAAATACTTGCTAGCTTGGTCATTTTTAAAATCGATAGCACCTGTGGATTAACACTCCAAAGCACTAATTCCGTTGGTTCTGGTTTGACTGATTGAATATCTTTCTGACGAAGGACTTTTAGACAAGACACCAATGCGCCGATACCTGAGCTATCCATAAACTCGGTATTTGACATGTCAATAATAATTTTGCTAAAGCTCTCATCATCTTGGCACAATTGTTGAAAATCTTCCTTCAATTTCCTTGCCTCAGGATTGAAGATGTTTTGAGGTGTACTAATTAAGACGGTTTCATTAAAACTAGTGATTTGGACATCATTCAATCCAAGCTTTGCTGATTCCTGCTCATTGCCAGTAGGAATATATATAGCTTCAGGATAAAGTTCAGCGATCGCCTCGGAACGCACAATCAGTAAATCCAAGGCTTTCCATGAGCGTAGAAGACGAGCGGACAGGCTCAGATCTCGAATGCGGGTCTTCGACTCCACAAAGATGACTTTGCTCTTGTATAAGTACTTAGCCGCTAACAAAAATGGAACCGCGACTCCAGCGCCAGTTGACAGCACAATTTCGGGGCGCTCTGTTCGTAATACGCTAATTGATAATAATAAATTCCGTGCCAAATTAGGCAAATTACGATTTGTGGGACTATGCGCCCAGTATGCTTTTTCCTCACTTAGTTCAGTATTTGTTGTACCAGTTTTAAATGTGACCCATGTTCTTTGTGCATAGGTTTGCCAATATTGCTTCAGCCCCTGCATCCCTTTAAAATGTCCGCCAGATGAGCATATCAGCATGAGTTTGTCATTGTCTTTACTGGGATAGCGATCGCCCAAATAGTCACATAAAAGCTTATCCTCAGCAAAATTTGGAGAACCATTGGAAATCATAATTAGTTTTAAAAATTTCACTAAATCTGCTGGGGATCTAGCAATTAACACACCTTGATTTTCTAGTTCATCCGCCATTTCTAATTGATGATTGTCCACATGCTCATGGAATTTGACTGTACGGGGTACTAGTATATAAGGCTTATCGAATTCTTCGAGTAATAATGCACTACCCTCGCCACAATGCGCAATCACCACACTTGCTTGCTTAACGAGCTCTTTAAATTGTGTCTCTGGAATTATTTTACTAATCCGAACATTGTCAGGCAATCTTGTTGAAGCCCCATACTGGATGACTACTTCTTCGTTAATGATACCCTCTTTAATTAACAAACTGATCCAATCCATTAACGAATTGAATGGATACTGCTCAGTGCCAACTGTAACAAGTATCATAAATTTAATAGTCCCCGATTGTTTTACTAAATATATATTTGGCTACATGAGACTTGGTTAACTTAATGAACTGGTGTTACGTGGAAGAAATTCCTGCGATGGGGGAAACTTGGGTCTGGCAGGAGGCAAATCCCCTACAGAACATGAATTGTTTAGGTAGGGGCAACTCCCCCTGTGGTTGCCCTGCTTCGCGATTCAGCAAGAAATTCATCATCTGAATCCCACGTAACATCAGTTAATTAGGTAATTAAAAGTATTTTAAGTCATTATATTATTATTTGTTTAGATCATCATAGATATCTGATTATTCTTTGTTTTACAAAAAACTATTAGCTTGAAAAAACTAAAGTTAGTCTACACATTTTCTAATAATTGAATTGTAGCAGATTGTTCATAAACCTTATTTCTTTCGGCATAAA
It includes:
- a CDS encoding glycosyltransferase family 4 protein: MKPSILHILIDRNVGGVTASVNSLLRSPLSEKFDFFLQTLQEVFSQGSKLKPDLIVVHDACSWKFIFTLLRLRSRSKLIIQEHHYSEAFEAINVPSKWRFRLMLKLAYSIAHRVIAISYAQMNWMLENKLVKHRKLTIIQQCRVLDDFLTVPAKPLGERLVLGVYGRFSEQKGIELLLKALQELPDLDVELLIGGYGEKEELLRQIAEGDRRIQFMGQLNNVPQFLEICDVIVIPSRWEPWGNVCLEAKAAGKPVIVTSVDGLVEQVDRCGLVVGANVEALKEAIAKVVHIYKTSPQTLSNWGDNGRESVRGAWERYLSEWEALFWQSSKSSK
- a CDS encoding glycosyltransferase family 4 protein — protein: MKPKILHLLSDRNVGGVTACTNSLMRSRLAEKYDFLLLTPDEALAQISTLKPDLIIVHDASSWSILPLLRRLRSHGKVLIHDHHYSKSFEAINVPIKWRFRLVLKLAHAIANYVVAVSHAQGKWMLSNKLVNPQKLSVIQQCRVLEDFLALPVKPLGEKLIFGVYGRFSNQKGIELLLEAMQGLPDLDIDLLIGGYGEKEELLRQMANGDRRIQFVGKLTNVPKFLETCDVSVIPSRWEPWGNVCVESKAAAKPVIVTNVDGLTEQVIDCGLIAEPTAESLKQAIVQVVNIHKTSPQTLLDWGNNGRESVRGAWERYLIEWDKLSEQLIRKS
- a CDS encoding polysaccharide biosynthesis/export family protein, which gives rise to MRLLAKYILKVIPLALISITASFAFVNGVNAIPLSQGDRLRVLIPEGELFSGVFEVNLDGKIQVPYLDPISVQGLEINAVKQKIYDALIAQKYFQPKFLQVNVSILQWSAIQVTVSGETFQPGRIIVNSRSAEDRSQQQSVSSGDYPPERYLTAALRGAGGVMPNANIKEILLIRNGKEQKIDFTGIFTGDPVEDVPLVAGDRIIVSRLPQPQNQFVRPSQITPPGIRVFLSNLTNSATSNSSSAIKSDGSSFPYGARFSQAVVSANCAGGVVTAHDRHALLVRVDRITGETSSWDRSIEQIMRDSKNDNDNPFLMPEDTVACYDSTTTDVRDVFSTISDVLNPLNLLFGIFGGNKK
- a CDS encoding O-antigen ligase domain-containing protein, with translation MKRENIQPENFAEKVIWYSIIWTYWFYLIGGLYILGAVLAWILFFHLCHKLWKQNEQTPEEEKIHIPWSIWVWIAGMIMMEVALVIGHLDFNLSLGEIIKSTIGWAKGWALLALYPLVGCLKIRPKLMYRAAALVCRTSLLISIPFVLAFYLRLPQKLYVSPLRAIGGPSDAFFEVMLYEIDPGEGKPRWRLYTPWAPAAGFVANIYFFMIIHEKDLRLRWLGIAGCVVICQISASRLALVCLPTVWLVSLYMSKLSRPPFLIASGFASFFISISTTQIIESINDFSEKFSAARKDSSRVRAALGRIAVYRWENEAPIWGHGVVVKGPHMVEFMPIGSHHSWFGLLYVKGIVGYISLAIPMGCSFIHMLYLSQRSTPAKVSLCMVMVLFFYTFGENLEILAYLFWPGLVMMGIGTQPKYIEKEKEKDIDIEYEEIIEDDSTSNEVLPNS
- a CDS encoding sugar transferase; translated protein: MILVTVGTEQYPFNSLMDWISLLIKEGIINEEVVIQYGASTRLPDNVRISKIIPETQFKELVKQASVVIAHCGEGSALLLEEFDKPYILVPRTVKFHEHVDNHQLEMADELENQGVLIARSPADLVKFLKLIMISNGSPNFAEDKLLCDYLGDRYPSKDNDKLMLICSSGGHFKGMQGLKQYWQTYAQRTWVTFKTGTTNTELSEEKAYWAHSPTNRNLPNLARNLLLSISVLRTERPEIVLSTGAGVAVPFLLAAKYLYKSKVIFVESKTRIRDLSLSARLLRSWKALDLLIVRSEAIAELYPEAIYIPTGNEQESAKLGLNDVQITSFNETVLISTPQNIFNPEARKLKEDFQQLCQDDESFSKIIIDMSNTEFMDSSGIGALVSCLKVLRQKDIQSVKPEPTELVLWSVNPQVLSILKMTKLASIFNIESATRTNRLSRNKNPRSQSHSNRFAVILYHIYQKLINVPVLCAIAYLMYFLYPAIELDPRVPVHPSVRSLPKRLIDICGSLIGLGITAILSIPIAIAIKLESHGSVLFMQKRAGLMSKPFGIWKFRSMVKNAEMLKQKVTNQISDSTDGSSTSNDGGKFFKNSNDPRVTKVGRILRKTSLDELPQFWNVLMGDMSLVGTRPPTFGEVGLYEIENEYTDEKMTEWSRLDVKPGLTGVWQVNGRSSVKSFEEVMEFDLSYKQNWSLKYDLWLIFRTIMVLLNRKNSAV